In Catenulispora sp. GP43, the genomic window GGTATCTTTGCGGATGTCATTAATCCGCGATGGATGGAAGTGTTGGCGTACGGCGCTGAGGCGAGCTCCGCCGTTTCCGCAATCCTGCTGACGCTGTGCCGGACAAGTGTCCTACGTGGCTTGACGAAAATGAGGTATCGACAATGGGCCTGCGCGATCGACTCATCGCCAAAGCGATGACGAATCTGCCCGACCACCGCAGTGCACTGGTTGAGGCCCTCGGGCCGGACGATGAACTGCTGGGATTCACCTTTGGCACGCCCGTCGCGTTCGAGACCGGATCCGGCACCGGTTTCGGCACCGCCCGCCTGACCGGACTCGTCATCAACAAGGTCTCCGAACAGGTGTCCAAGGCGCGTCATATCAGCGGTGACAGCGGGAGCATCGCACGGACGCTGCCGCGCGACGCGGCCAGCCGTGCGCTGGTCATCAGCGACAGGGGCCTGTCGATCTGGGACTTCGGGCCGACTTCGCAGACGTTCCCCCCGTCCCGACAGGTCGCGGTCGCGCGGCAGGACATCAGCTCCATCAGCAGGACCGGGCAGAGCCGCGGCGGGTACGTGAAGATTCGCGTGGTCTTCTCCGACGAGTCGTTCTTCGACTATCGGGCTGCGGAGCACGCCCTGTATGCGGAATTCTGGCCCGCGGTCGACTCCTTCGCGTAAACACTCGATCCCACACTCACATCGAGTCGGCTCCGCGTCGAAGGGATGGTTCGATCATTCCGAGCCACCATCGTCGGCTCCGAGAAGGAGGCGGGTGAGGGCTGTGCGGGAGGAGACGTTGAGTTTGCGGTAGATCCTCGCGAGGTGGGCGTCCACAGTGCGTTTGCTGAGGAACAGTTGTTCCGCGACGTCCCGGCTGCGCTTGCCGGCGGTGACCAGTTCCGCGATCTGGCGCTCCCGGTCGGTGAGCAGGGCCGTGATGTCGGGCCCTGGGGATTCCGCGGCCGTGCCGTCGAAGGTGACGCTCGCTGCCAGCAGGTCTTGTGCCGCTACGGCTTCCTCACGTACTCGCACCGCACCGTGAATGTCGGCCAGGTTCACCGCTGAGGCCAGCCAGTTGGCGGCGGTCGCTGATCCGTGCGCGCTCTCGGCTGAGTGCGCACCCACGACGAGCGTCCAGGCATGGTGGATCGGCCTGCCGCCTCGCCGGAACCCGTGCGCGGCCTGCTCGAAAAGTTTCGCCGCCATGGCGTGTTCGCCTTCGGCCATGTGCAGGATGGCTTGGGCGCGGTCGACATGCGCTCGCTGGACGGCGAGCCCGAGTCGCTCGGCGGCGGAGTCGCCGTCACGGGCCCAGCGCTGGGCCGCGTCGGTGTCGCCGGTGAGCAGTGCGGCCGTCGACAGCATGGCCAGCAGCATCGGGTGGAAGTTGGGCTGGAACAAGTGCAGGTCCTCACCGCCGCCTCCCTCGAGCAGGGCCTCGGTGCAGCCGGGGGCGTCTCCGCTGATGAGCCGCACCATGGCCAGTTGCATGGCTGCGGACCCTGCCCACCAGCCCGGCTGGGCGGTGCGTGCACTCTCCTCGGCGAGTGCGACGACCGCGGCGGAGTCGTGCCGGCTCCGCGTCCAGATCATCGCGCCGACCCTCATCGCTTTGCTCATGCTGATCGCGTCGTCCACACCGGTGGCGCGGGCGACACGTTCCGCCTCCAGCGCCCTCTGTTCGGCCTCGCTCAGCCGGCCGGCCTCCTGGTCGATGTAGGACAGGCCCAGCAGGCAGTGCGGCAGGGCCTGCTGGGGGCCTCCGGCCTGTGCGAGGGTCAGACCGCGGCGGAAGTGCCGTGACGCGGCGGGGTACTGTTCGGTGAACAGCTCGGTGCAGCCGAGCATGGCCAAAAGCTCGGGGGTTCGTGCGGCGGCCGAGTCCGGCAGCCCGTCGACGAGTTGGGCGCTGTCGACGAGGGCGGGTATCACGGCCGCCGTGTCACCGAGGTAGCTGTCGCCGAACGCGGACAGGACGCGCACAGATGCGACGGACGTCGCGTCGCCCTGTCCGCGGGTGCCTGCCCCGCCCCCTGTCGTGGTGGCACTCACGACTTCGCGCACCAGCGTGCGTGCTTCACGGTAGGTACCCCAGAACACATGCAGGAACCCGTATTCGAAGGCAAGTTCGGCGGCTGCGGCGGGCAGCGGTCGCGGCAGCGTGTGCAGGGCGATTCGCGCGGATGCCTCGGCTTCGGCGAATCGGCCGAGTTGGCGTTCGGTGGCCGCGCGGACGGCGTAGGCATTCAACCGCAGGTCCTCGGCCAGATACGTGTGGTCGCGCAGGACTTCGTGGGCCATGGTCCGGGCAGCCTCGAGCCTTCCGGCAGCGCTCAGGGCGCGGGAGCATTCGAGCATCAAGGTGGCCCGCTCGGCAGTCGGGCGGTCGCCACTCGGCAGGTTCTCCAGGGCCAGACGCAGCCAGCGGACCGCAGTCGCCGGAGCGTCCGGGAGGACCTCCGTCGCGCCCCGGGTCAGTAGGTTGACGGCAACCGAAGCGTCCGTGCCGACGAGGTGCTCAGCATGCCGTGCCAGCTGCACGGCGGAGGCCCCGCGGGCCGCGAACAGGTCCAGCGCCCGCTGGTGCGCGGCCAGAAGGACGGATATCGCCGCGCGTTCGTGGGCGATGTGGCGCAGCAGCGGGTGCCGGAAGGCGAAGCGCCCGTTCGAGGCGAGGGGACGTACCACGTCGGCCCGCACGAGGTCGCTCAGCGCGTCGAGGATCTGGCCGAGGTTGCGCCCCGAGGTCTCGGCGACGTCCTCCGGTCGGAACGGGTCGCCGAGCACCGCAGCCGTGTGCGCTGCGGCCGACACGTCCGGCGTCAGGGCGTCTAGCTCCGCCGTCATCGCCACGGCCTCTCGAAGCAGTCCGTCCGTATCGGATCCGGGGCGGTCGGGCCAGTGCTCAGGCTCCCAACCCCCGGCTACCAGGACGCGCAGATGGCGCGGGTTGCCTCCGGACGCGGCGCGCAGCTGCTCCGCGAACTCCGGAGAGTCAAGTGGCCCACGGTGGGCAGAGCTGTCGGCCGGTGTCGCACGTTGGCGCGTCGGGCCGGTGTACGGGATCGTGGCGCTGTCCTCGGATGTACGCCAGTGGTCAAGCAGAACGGCCACCGTTTCGGCGTCCAACGGCTGCGGTTCGATGCGGATCACGCTTCCAGTCCGCGAACCATGCTCCAGCGCCTCCAGCAGCATAGAGTCGGTCCGCCGCGGCTGGTGTGCCAGAGCTAGCACCAACGGCCCGGGCGCGAGGGTCCGGACCAGGCGTGCGGCGAGTTGCGACGAGGCCTCGTCGCACAAGTGGACGTCGTCCAACAGCAGCATCCCCCCTACGCCGTCCGCGGCCCAGCCCGCCATCCGGGTGCGGATCTCGCGGAAAACCGCTTCATCGCTCACTGACTGATCGGGGTGCGGCCAGTCACCCGCGGCTTCGCGGAACGCTTGGTACGGAATGGCGCTCCCGCGTATAGCGTGGGCCCGGGCCACCTGAACTCCGCGCCGCTGGGCCATCTCCGCCAGCATGTTCATCAAGCGCGTCTTGCCGATCCCCGGATCACCGGCGATCTCCACCACGGTGCCGCGCCCTGAGCCCAGCTCCTCCAACACCCCGACGAGCCGGGCGGTCTCGGTATCCCGTCCGACCAGTGGACCTTCGGTCCCTTGCGAAGCTGCGACGAACATGCGGGCCCCTCCAAACTGCGCTGTGAGAAGTCGTACTCCACGGCAGATGGATCTTGCCAGCTCACACGCATCCAGTCCGTAGACGTTCGGTGTTCTGGCGGCCCGGAGGCTGCGACGGTTGAAGTGTACTCGGCATATGTAAGCAGGAACGCGGCTTAGGCTTAAGCTTCTTAAGCGCAACGTGAAATTGACTTCCGATTCGGACCCTCGCGGTCGGCGAGCGGTCAGTCCGGCGCATCCCAGGTGAAGCGGTGGACGTGGATGCCGAAGTAGGGGAACGACTCCACCTCCCGCACACCGGGGATCGCCCGGACGCGGTCGTTGATCAGCGCGGACGACTCGTCCATTGTGTGGCACACAAATACAGCCCATGGACCTTGAGAAGCTCCACCTTCGCAACGTCGGCGGCATTGGGCATATAGGACAGTAGCGTTTTCACGAGAGTTTCAATGCGCGACCAACCTTGTGCGTGCCGAAAATATCGTCCGCGCTGGTCAAGAGCGGTTGGTCCGTCGCTTCGTAGCGGCAAGTGATCAGCCGGTTTTCGGTGCAGCGCCAACCCAGGATGGCGATAATGGTTGGTCGTGCTGGTCCGGTTCGCATATCTGGCGGTGTCGAATACGTTCGCTGCGTTGCGTCTACTTCCGATGAGCAGCCGGGAAAAGGACGCGGAGATCTTGGCGCTGCGACACCGTGCTCCGGGTCTTGCAGCGCCAATTGGGCAGCGAACGGGTCCGATTGAAACGCGCTGATCGGGCGTTGCTGGCGGCATTGCTCGGCACGCAGAACCTTACGCCAGCTACAGCTGATAGTGAGTCCGGACACCGTCCTGCGCTGGCATCGCGATCTACTCAACCGGCGTCGTGCGGCTCGCAGCAGGCCCAAGCGTCCCGGGCATCCGCGGACTGTGGCCTCGATCCGGCGGCTGGTGCTGCGTTTGGCACGCGAGAACGGCACGTGGGGCGACCGGCGTATCCACGGCGAGCTGGCATTGCTGGGCGTCACGGTCGCCGCCTCCACCGTGTGGGAGATCCTCAAGGACGCCGGCGTCGACCCGTCGCCGGATCGGTCCGCAACAAGTTGGGCGGCGTTCCTGCGCGGCCAGGCCGAGACAATCCTGGCTTGCGACTTCATCAAGACGGTCACGCTGCGTGGGCAGCGCCAGTACATCCTGGCCGTCATCAAACACGCTACCCGTAGGATCCGCATTCTCGGCACCACGGCGCACC contains:
- a CDS encoding LuxR C-terminal-related transcriptional regulator, producing the protein MFVAASQGTEGPLVGRDTETARLVGVLEELGSGRGTVVEIAGDPGIGKTRLMNMLAEMAQRRGVQVARAHAIRGSAIPYQAFREAAGDWPHPDQSVSDEAVFREIRTRMAGWAADGVGGMLLLDDVHLCDEASSQLAARLVRTLAPGPLVLALAHQPRRTDSMLLEALEHGSRTGSVIRIEPQPLDAETVAVLLDHWRTSEDSATIPYTGPTRQRATPADSSAHRGPLDSPEFAEQLRAASGGNPRHLRVLVAGGWEPEHWPDRPGSDTDGLLREAVAMTAELDALTPDVSAAAHTAAVLGDPFRPEDVAETSGRNLGQILDALSDLVRADVVRPLASNGRFAFRHPLLRHIAHERAAISVLLAAHQRALDLFAARGASAVQLARHAEHLVGTDASVAVNLLTRGATEVLPDAPATAVRWLRLALENLPSGDRPTAERATLMLECSRALSAAGRLEAARTMAHEVLRDHTYLAEDLRLNAYAVRAATERQLGRFAEAEASARIALHTLPRPLPAAAAELAFEYGFLHVFWGTYREARTLVREVVSATTTGGGAGTRGQGDATSVASVRVLSAFGDSYLGDTAAVIPALVDSAQLVDGLPDSAAARTPELLAMLGCTELFTEQYPAASRHFRRGLTLAQAGGPQQALPHCLLGLSYIDQEAGRLSEAEQRALEAERVARATGVDDAISMSKAMRVGAMIWTRSRHDSAAVVALAEESARTAQPGWWAGSAAMQLAMVRLISGDAPGCTEALLEGGGGEDLHLFQPNFHPMLLAMLSTAALLTGDTDAAQRWARDGDSAAERLGLAVQRAHVDRAQAILHMAEGEHAMAAKLFEQAAHGFRRGGRPIHHAWTLVVGAHSAESAHGSATAANWLASAVNLADIHGAVRVREEAVAAQDLLAASVTFDGTAAESPGPDITALLTDRERQIAELVTAGKRSRDVAEQLFLSKRTVDAHLARIYRKLNVSSRTALTRLLLGADDGGSE